The Starkeya sp. ORNL1 DNA window CGATCGGCAGGCCGTGGCAGTCCCAGCCGGGGACGTAGTTGGAATCATGGCCGAGCGCGCCTTGCGAGCGCACCACGACGTCCTTCAGGATCTTGTTGAGCGCATGGCCGATATGGATGTTGCCATTGGCGTAGGGCGGGCCGTCGTGCAGCACGAAGCGGGCGCGGCCGGCGCCGGCCTTGCGCTGCTGCTGGTAAAGATCGATCCGCGCCCAGCGCGCCAATAGCTCCGGCTCGCGCTGCGGCAGGCCGGCGCGCATCGGGAAATCGGTCTGCGGCAGGAACAGGGTCGGGGAATAATCATGCACGACGGGCGGGGTGCCCGCTTCGTCCAGAGTTCCACCGTCGCTGTTTCGGCTCGTCATTGCGCGCTCCTTCACTTGCCGCGAGGTTTAAGCGCAGCGGAAGAGGGGTGCAAGGGCAGGGTTTTTGCGAGAGGGCACGCTTAGGCATCCTTCGAGGCTCGCTTCGCTCGCACCTCAGGATGACGTGGTTACAAAAGCGACGTCATCCCTAGCAGTTGGCCAACGGCCAACTGCGGGGCGCCCGGCGTCAGCCGGGCCTCGAAGGATGCTCACGCAGAACGCCCTGCTCACGCCCCCAAAATCGCCCGCGCCTGGGCGCTGTCCTTGTCCATCTGCGCGATCAGCGCATCGAGGCCGTCAAACTTCAATTCGGGGCGAAGATAGGCGCGGAAGGCGACGCGCAGCGTCTTGCCATAAAGGTCGCCGGAATAGTCGAACACGAACACTTCCAGCTTCGGGGCGCCGCCATCGAAGGTCGGGCGGCGGCCGAAGCTGGCGACCGCCGGATGCACCACGCCATCGAACTCGGCGGTGACCGCATAGATGCCGTGGGCGAGCGCGATCGAGGGATCGAGCACCATGTTCGCGGTGGGATAGCCGAGGTCACGGCCGCGCTTGTCGCCATGCACCACCTCGGCCTCGACCGCGAACGGCGCACCCAGCATGTCCGCGGCCTGCTCGACGCGGCCCTGCGCCAGCGCGGCGCGAATGGCCGAGGACGAGATCTGCGCGCCCTCATCAAGCAAGGGCGGCACGATCTCAACCGCAAAGCCATGCCGCTTGCCGGCCTCGCGCAGGAAGATCGGCGAGCCGCCGCGCGCCTTGCCGAAATGGAAATCGAAGCCGGCGACGATCATGCGCACGCCCAGCCGCTCGACCAGGATGTCGCGCACGAACGCCTCGGCGTCCTTGGCGGCCAGCGCCGCATCGAACGCCAGCACCACGGCGCCGTCGAGCCCGGTCTCCTCGAGCCGCTTGAGCTTCATCGGCTGCGGCGTCAGGCGGAACAGCGGCTCCTCCGGCCGGAAGAAGGCGCGCGGGTGCGGTTCGAAGGTCAGGGCGAGCGCCGGGCAACCGAGCGAGTGGGCCTGCTCGATGGCGGTGCTGATCACCGCGCGATGGCCGCGATGCACGCCGTCGAAATTGCCGATGGCGACCACGGCGCCACGCAATTCGTCCGGTACCGGGGTGTCGCCGGCGAGGACGGTGAATGGAGCGGTGCGGAGTGGGCGACTATTCATGGGTCGGGGACGCTGAAGGGGCGGGAAACCTCGCGCGCCACGCGGCGCGGGTCAAGCGCTCACCAGGCCAGACGAGTGGTCACCGCGACCGGCAGGCCCGGGCCGTCCTCGAACAGGCTGGCCAGCGCGGCGGGATTCACCTCGTCGCCATGGGCGAGGCCGAGTTCGCCGGCATGGATGCCGGCGGCGACGAACAGGCAGTCGATACCGGCGCCCAGCGCCCCGGCGAGGTCGGTGCGCAGCGCGTCGCCAATGGCGAGGATGCGGGATTTGTCGATGCCCGTGCCGCGCAAACCGCGGGCGACCTCGAAGGCGGCCTCATAGACCGGCGGATGCGGCTTACCGCAATACACCACCTTGCCGCCACGCTCGGCATAGGCTTCGGCAATGGCGCCGGCGCACCAGATGAGATCGCCGCCACGCTCCACCACAATATCGGGATTGGCGCAGATGAAGGGCAGGTCCCGCGCCTTCGCGGCGGCCAGCGTCGTCCTGTAGCTGTCGGGCGTCTCGGTGGTGTCGTCGAACAGGCCGGTGCAGACGATCAGCTCGGCCTCGTCGAGCCCGGTCAATACGACGCCAAGCCCTTCATAGATGCCGAGGTCGCGGTCAGGGCCGAGATGATGCAGCTTCACCCCGCGGCGGCCGCGCAGCAGGGAGGTGGTGACATCGCCCGAGGTGACGATGTCGTCATAGGCGTTCCGGGGGATGTCGAAGCCGTCGAGGATCCTGGCAACGCCGTCCTTCGGCCGCGGCGCATTGGACACCAGCACGACGGTGGTGCCGGCCGTGCGGGCGCGCACCAGCGCATCGGCGGCAGCGGCCGAGCCCTTCATGCCATTGTGCAGCACGCCCCAGATGTCGCACAGCACGAGATCGTAGCGCGGCGCGAGCGCGGCGAAGGAGCGCACGATCGGCGGCAGCGGCGGCATGTTCGGAGCAGGGTTCGCGGACATGGAGGCGAAGTGCCACGGTCCGCTGCGATGCACAAGAGGCGCGTGCGCATAAGAGGGCGGCGACGTGCGCAGGCAGCACCGGCGCCGATTACCTCACCGTAGCGTACCCTCCTGAAACTCGACTCTTTGCTGAGGCGGGCATGCATTGCCCATCGCCGCCGTCGCACCATCTTTAGGCTCGGCTGCCAGAGTAACCGCGCACCGATGCGCATCATCAGGAGACGTCCATGTCCTTCGAAACGCTTTTCACCGGCACCGCCACTGCAATCGGCGGCCGCAATGGCCACTCGCAGACCAGCGACGGCTCGGTCTCGGTCAATCTCGGCTTCCCCAAGAACGGCGTACTGGAGCCGGGCAAAACTACCCCGGAGCACCTGTTCGCCACCGGCTATGCCGCCTGCTTCGGTTCGGCAGTGGAAGCCGTCGGCAAGCAGAAGGGCCTCGACGTGACGGATTCCGCCGTGACGGTCGCCGCCTCGCTCGGCAAGGTGGATGGCGGCTTCGGGCTCAGCGTGAAGCTCTCGCTCAAGGCGCCGAAGCTGAGTAAGGAGCAGACCGAGGAAGTGCTCGAGGCGGCGCACCAGATGTGCCCCTATTCCAAGGCGACCCGCGGCAACATCCCGGTGGAACTCGTCGCGGAGTGAGGCTTAACGCCCGCTCAGGCTGGAACGACGTCATCCTCGGCCTCGTGCCGAGGATCTCGATTACTGACAGAGCATCGGGAATCGAGATGGCCGGCACAAGGCCGGCCATGACGGTCTTCCGGGGCGTTCATTAATGCGCCTCTTCCCAATTATCCGCCGCCCGCGCGTCCACCTTCAAGGGTACGCGCAGCGCGACCGCCGGCATCGGCGCCTGCTCCATGGTGGCGGTGATCACCGGGAGCGTCGCCTCGATCTCGCTTTCCGGCACCTCGAAGATCAGTTCGTCATGCACCTGCAGCAGCATGCGGGCATTGAGCTTCGCCTTTGACAGCGCCGCATCCATGCGCGCCATGGCGCGGCGGATGATGTCGGCCGCGGTGCCCTGAAGCCGCGCATTGATCGAGGCGCGCTCATTGAAGGCGCGGATCGAAGGGTTCTTGGCGTTGATATCGGGATAGTGGCAGCGCC harbors:
- a CDS encoding bifunctional riboflavin kinase/FAD synthetase, whose translation is MNSRPLRTAPFTVLAGDTPVPDELRGAVVAIGNFDGVHRGHRAVISTAIEQAHSLGCPALALTFEPHPRAFFRPEEPLFRLTPQPMKLKRLEETGLDGAVVLAFDAALAAKDAEAFVRDILVERLGVRMIVAGFDFHFGKARGGSPIFLREAGKRHGFAVEIVPPLLDEGAQISSSAIRAALAQGRVEQAADMLGAPFAVEAEVVHGDKRGRDLGYPTANMVLDPSIALAHGIYAVTAEFDGVVHPAVASFGRRPTFDGGAPKLEVFVFDYSGDLYGKTLRVAFRAYLRPELKFDGLDALIAQMDKDSAQARAILGA
- a CDS encoding Ohr family peroxiredoxin, which translates into the protein MSFETLFTGTATAIGGRNGHSQTSDGSVSVNLGFPKNGVLEPGKTTPEHLFATGYAACFGSAVEAVGKQKGLDVTDSAVTVAASLGKVDGGFGLSVKLSLKAPKLSKEQTEEVLEAAHQMCPYSKATRGNIPVELVAE
- a CDS encoding TIGR01459 family HAD-type hydrolase → MSANPAPNMPPLPPIVRSFAALAPRYDLVLCDIWGVLHNGMKGSAAAADALVRARTAGTTVVLVSNAPRPKDGVARILDGFDIPRNAYDDIVTSGDVTTSLLRGRRGVKLHHLGPDRDLGIYEGLGVVLTGLDEAELIVCTGLFDDTTETPDSYRTTLAAAKARDLPFICANPDIVVERGGDLIWCAGAIAEAYAERGGKVVYCGKPHPPVYEAAFEVARGLRGTGIDKSRILAIGDALRTDLAGALGAGIDCLFVAAGIHAGELGLAHGDEVNPAALASLFEDGPGLPVAVTTRLAW